From a single Tubulanus polymorphus unplaced genomic scaffold, tnTubPoly1.2 scaffold_29, whole genome shotgun sequence genomic region:
- the LOC141914490 gene encoding uncharacterized protein LOC141914490 — protein MPRDYVKKVGGRPYNCYDAGDMQAAIQACEDGLSKKKAAELFHVSRTSLRRHLEAYRRGEEIKKPGGQTVLTAEEEELVVHSLQILSDWGFGLDRNDIRLIVRDFIRGLGRKNQFKGDLPGVDWMRLFEERHKSKISRRIAQNFPLNRAEACSQKIVDDFFMKLEKLLDENQLLHSPGHIFNMDETGFQTDIGSKKVLCRRGDKNPHVTVGSSTKTMYTVVECCSADGNFLAPYVVYKAKNLYESWCTGGPERARYNVSDSGWMETPQFSEWFKKVFLEETKTIPGKKLLLYDGHNSHINLDVLNLAMQNDVIIFCIPAHTSSILQPLDVGVYKALKQSWRKVLNEHYVSTRFKSVDKATFPSLLNKVHQSSCMSRMNAINAFEKCGIYPLDKTKIGNELLKTSCALPETPTETVTNDNEITRTDASRSRENISVQPRDLLRSSTQFREGPSTITVTAEVHSKPPGSNVITPRPERSQNSDVLSPKSSLEKALLDHFKYSAPEPPKKRKRLDRKFA, from the coding sequence ATGCCACGAGATTATGTTAAAAAAGTTGGTGGGCGCCCATACAATTGCTATGATGCTGGTGATATGCAGGCGGCCATTCAAGCCTGCGAAGATGGTCTCTCAAAAAAGAAAGCAGCAGAATTATTCCATGTTAGTCGTACTTCTTTACGTAGACATCTGGAGGCATACAGACGTGgcgaagaaataaaaaaaccaGGAGGACAGACAGTTCTCACAGCGGAAGAAGAGGAGTTGGTTGTTCATTCGTTGCAAATCCTCAGCGATTGGGGCTTTGGTTTAGATCGCAATGATATAAGATTGATCGTGAGAGATTTTATAAGAGGCCTAGGAAGAAAAAACCAATTTAAAGGCGATCTACCAGGGGTGGATTGGATGAGACTATTTGAAGAGCGCCATAAGTCTAAAATATCGCGTCGGATTGCACAGAATTTCCCTCTCAATCGTGCCGAAGCATGTTCTCAGAAAATAGTGGATGATTTCTttatgaaattagaaaaactgTTAGATGAAAACCAGCTGCTGCATAGTCCAGGTCATATCTTCAATATGGATGAAACAGGCTTTCAAACTGACATTGGCTCGAAAAAAGTCCTATGTCGACGAGGTGATAAAAACCCACACGTAACGGTTGGTTCTAGTACCAAAACTATGTAcacagttgttgaatgttGTTCTGCTGATGGTAATTTTCTAGCACCTTATGTTGTCTACAAAGCAAAGAACTTGTATGAGTCTTGGTGCACTGGTGGGCCTGAGCGAGCGAGATATAACGTATCAGACTCTGGATGGATGGAAACTCCTCAATTTTCTGAATGGTTTAAGAAAGTTTTTCTAGAAGAGACCAAAACCATACCTGGAAAAAAGTTACTGTTATATGATGGACACAATTCTCACATCAATTTGGATGTGCTGAACCTGGCTATGCAGAATGATGTGATCATCTTTTGCATACCAGCGCACACTAGTAGTATTCTTCAACCACTTGATGTAGGGGTATATAAGGCGCTAAAACAAAGTTGGCGGAAGGTTCTAAATGAACACTACGTATCAACTAGGTTTAAATCTGTAGATAAAGCTACATTCCCTTCCCTCCTGAATAAAGTCCACCAATCTAGTTGTATGTCGCGAATGAATGCAATCAACGCATTTGAGAAATGTGGAATATACCCGCTTGATAAAACCAAGATAGGCAATGAACTACTCAAGACATCTTGCGCTTTGCCTGAAACTCCCACTGAAACTGTAACTAACGACAACGAGATAACCAGAACTGATGCCTCAAGATCCCGTGAGAATATATCCGTTCAACCGAGAGACCTTCTACGCTCGAGTACACAATTCAGAGAAGGCCCAAGTACAATCACTGTAACTGCTGAAGTCCATAGTAAGCCACCTGGTAGCAACGTCATCACCCCTCGTCCGGAAAGATCGCAAAACTCTGATGTCCTCAGTCCAAAATCTAGTCTTGAGAAGGCATTGCTTGATCATTTCAAGTATTCTGCTCCTGAGCCTCCGAAGAAGAGAAAAAGACTAGACAGGAAATTTGCTTAA